The following coding sequences are from one Lolium rigidum isolate FL_2022 chromosome 6, APGP_CSIRO_Lrig_0.1, whole genome shotgun sequence window:
- the LOC124660181 gene encoding aspartic proteinase CDR1-like → MAGTVSRAFLLIAVVLTAQLCRCTAYAGGGFSVEFIHRDSVKSPFHDPSLSAPERMLAAARRSTARAAALTRSFAAGGSPDGAVSEVIGRPFEYLMYVNVGTPPTRMLALADTGSDLVWLRCSNGTNAQPPNVLFHPSNSSTFRRVGCDSAACHALAGTSCGTDRSICKYDYKYGEGSETIGVLSTETFTFDDAPGSRDRPQLRVANVNFGCTTSTSGVFAADGIVGLGDGTMSLVSQIGADTKLGTRFSYCLAPFSAQNAASALNFGARAAVTEPGAVTAVLFRSRGDAFHIIALEDIKIGNVNFTLPNLNRYEVALDTGSMLTYLARVLLDPMVAELKRRINLPTVPSPDRMLQLCYDVRDANRRSLFEKNVPDITLQLIGPGAPELTLKAENMFMEFKQGVKCLAVARVTDEQPLAVIGCIAQQNLHIGYDLDKGTVTLANANCASSYQSPSASV, encoded by the coding sequence ATGGCGGGGACGGTATCTCGCGCTTTCCTGCTTATTGCCGTCGTCCTGACGGCCCAGCTGTGCCGGTGCACGGCGTACGCCGGCGGCGGGTTTAGCGTGGAGTTCATCCACCGTGACTCTGTCAAGTCGCCGTTCCACGACCCGTCGCTTAGCGCGCCGGAACGCATGCTCGCTGCCGCGCGACGATCCACGGCGCGCGCCGCGGCGCTCACACGCTCCTTCGCCGCTGGCGGCTCCCCTGACGGCGCCGTCTCTGAGGTCATCGGCAGGCCATTTGAGTACCTCATGTACGTCAACGTCGGCACCCCACCCACTCGCATGCTCGCCCTGGCCGACACCGGCAGCGACCTCGTCTGGCTACGTTGCAGCAACGGCACCAACGCCCAACCTCCGAACGTCCTGTTCCACCCGTCCAACTCTTCCACGTTCCGCCGCGTGGGATGCGACTCCGCCGCGTGCCACGCGCTCGCCGGCACCTCCTGCGGCACCGACCGTTCCATCTGCAAGTACGACTACAAATACGGCGAGGGCTCCGAAACCATCGGCGTCCTCTCCACCGAGACCTTCACCTTCGACGACGCCCCCGGCAGCCGCGATCGCCCGCAGCTGCGGGTGGCAAACGTGAACTTCGGCTGCACCACGTCCACATCCGGCGTGTTCGCGGCCGACGGTATCGTCGGCCTCGGCGACGGAACCATGTCCCTCGTCTCCCAGATCGGCGCCGACACAAAGCTCGGAACGAGGTTCTCCTACTGCCTCGCGCCGTTCTCCGCGCAGAACGCCGCCTCCGCGCTCAACTTCGGCGCCCGCGCCGCCGTGACGGAGCCGGGCGCGGTCACCGCCGTGCTGTTCCGCTCCCGCGGGGACGCCTTCCACATCATCGCGCTCGAGGACATCAAGATCGGGAACGTCAACTTCACGCTTCCCAACCTGAACCGGTACGAGGTCGCCCTCGACACCGGCTCGATGCTGACGTACCTCGCAAGGGTGCTGCTGGACCCGATGGTGGCGGAGCTCAAACGGCGGATCAATCTCCCGACGGTGCCGTCGCCGGATCGTATGCTGCAGCTGTGCTACGACGTGAGAGACGCGAACCGTAGGTCCCTGTTCGAGAAGAACGTGCCGGACATTACGTTGCAGCTGATCGGCCCAGGCGCGCCGGAGCTGACGCTGAAGGCGgagaacatgttcatggagttcaAGCAGGGGGTTAAGTGCTTGGCGGTGGCGCGGGTGACGGATGAGCAGCCGCTGGCAGTCATCGGGTGCATCGCGCAGCAGAACTTGCACATCGGCTATGACCTCGACAAGGGCACCGTCACCTTGGCCAACGCCAACTGCGCGAGCTCCTACCAGTCCCCATCCGCATCTGTGTAG